The following are encoded together in the Blautia obeum ATCC 29174 genome:
- a CDS encoding L-fucose isomerase codes for MAKSRLVGSYPVIGIRPTIDGRRGALDVRGSLEEQTMNMAKSAAKLFEENLRYSNGEPVKVVIADTTIGRVGESAACADKFRKEGVDITLTVTPCWCYGAETMDMDPQTIKAVWGFNGTERPGAVYLASVLATHAQKGLPAFGIYGHDVQEADDTSIPADVEEKLLRFGRAAVAAASMRGKSYLQIGSVTMGIGGSIIDSDFIESYLGMRVESVDEVEIIRRMTEGIYDHAEFEKALKWAKETCKIGWDKNPEELQFSPEKKEEQFEFVVKMAVIIKELMNGCDNLDPAFSEEAIGHNALAAGFQGQRQWTDFYPNGDFAEAMLNTSFDWNGAREPYILATENDVLNGLGMMFMKLLTNRAQIFADVRTYWSPEAVKKATGYDLEGVAKEAGGFLHLINSGAACLDANGEAKDENGNAVMKQWWDITEEDQKAIMDNTEWCMADNGYFRGGGYSSRYETKAQMPATMIRLNLVKGLGPVLQIAEGWTVALPAEVSDKLWKRTDYTWPCTWFAPRCDGKEGPFKTAYDVMNNWGANHGAISYGHIGADLITMCSMLRIPVSMHNVPEKDIYRPAAWNAFGMDKEGADFRACKNYGPLYK; via the coding sequence ATGGCAAAGAGCAGATTAGTAGGCAGCTATCCGGTTATCGGTATCAGACCAACAATCGATGGACGTAGAGGAGCACTCGATGTCAGAGGATCTCTTGAAGAGCAGACAATGAACATGGCTAAATCCGCTGCAAAACTTTTCGAGGAAAATCTGAGATATTCCAACGGCGAGCCAGTTAAAGTTGTTATTGCTGATACAACAATCGGACGTGTAGGTGAAAGTGCTGCATGTGCTGACAAATTCCGTAAAGAAGGCGTTGACATTACACTTACAGTTACACCATGCTGGTGCTATGGCGCAGAAACAATGGATATGGATCCTCAGACAATCAAAGCTGTATGGGGCTTCAATGGAACAGAAAGACCAGGAGCAGTTTACCTTGCTTCCGTACTTGCTACACATGCACAGAAAGGTCTTCCGGCATTCGGTATCTATGGACATGATGTTCAGGAAGCTGATGACACATCTATCCCGGCAGACGTTGAAGAAAAATTACTCAGATTCGGACGTGCAGCAGTTGCAGCAGCTTCCATGAGAGGAAAATCATATCTGCAGATCGGTTCCGTTACAATGGGTATCGGTGGATCTATCATTGATTCCGATTTCATCGAATCCTATCTTGGAATGCGTGTTGAATCCGTTGATGAGGTTGAGATCATCCGTCGTATGACAGAAGGTATCTACGATCACGCAGAATTCGAAAAAGCTCTCAAATGGGCGAAAGAAACATGTAAGATTGGTTGGGACAAGAACCCTGAAGAACTGCAGTTCTCACCAGAAAAGAAAGAAGAGCAGTTTGAATTTGTAGTTAAGATGGCAGTTATCATCAAAGAACTGATGAACGGCTGTGATAACCTTGATCCTGCATTCTCCGAAGAAGCAATCGGACACAACGCTCTGGCAGCTGGTTTCCAGGGACAGAGACAGTGGACAGACTTCTATCCAAACGGTGACTTCGCAGAAGCTATGCTGAACACATCCTTCGACTGGAACGGAGCTCGTGAGCCATACATCCTCGCTACAGAGAATGATGTTCTCAATGGCCTTGGAATGATGTTCATGAAACTCCTTACAAACAGAGCTCAGATCTTCGCTGACGTTCGTACATACTGGAGCCCGGAAGCTGTTAAGAAAGCTACAGGATATGACCTTGAAGGTGTTGCAAAAGAAGCTGGCGGATTCCTTCACCTGATCAACTCCGGTGCTGCATGCCTCGATGCTAACGGCGAAGCTAAAGATGAAAACGGCAATGCTGTTATGAAACAGTGGTGGGATATCACAGAAGAAGACCAGAAAGCAATCATGGATAACACAGAATGGTGTATGGCCGACAACGGATACTTCCGTGGAGGCGGATACTCCAGCCGTTACGAAACAAAAGCTCAGATGCCTGCAACTATGATCCGTCTGAACCTTGTCAAAGGACTTGGACCGGTTCTGCAGATCGCTGAAGGATGGACAGTAGCTCTTCCGGCAGAAGTATCTGACAAACTCTGGAAACGTACAGACTACACATGGCCATGCACATGGTTCGCTCCAAGATGCGATGGCAAAGAAGGACCGTTCAAGACAGCTTATGATGTAATGAACAACTGGGGAGCTAACCACGGTGCTATCTCCTATGGACATATCGGAGCTGACCTGATCACAATGTGCTCTATGCTTCGTATCCCGGTATCCATGCACAACGTTCCGGAAAAAGATATTTATCGTCCGGCAGCATGGAATGCATTCGGAATGGACAAAGAAGGTGCAGATTTCCGCGCTTGCAAGAACTACGGACCTCTGTACAAATAA
- a CDS encoding AraC family transcriptional regulator, giving the protein MHDLDRNEDRLRGTYDFPFEFHHIDHNHPRYVMSYHWHVEYEIIRILDGSLTVTLDEKSFTATAGDIIFVHSGILHSGIPEDCVYQCIVFDGNTFLKNNSVCAGYMQKIIHQEILIYHHFTPKYVDICATVNSLFDALWKKPSGYELSVLGQFYHFFGLIFGNHYYLESVTRARRDYKRILQLKQVLDFIEHNYASPLTLQQLSASVSMSPKYFCRFFSEMTHQTPMDYLNHQRIEQACYQLSTTDDSITEIAYRNGFNDLSYFIRTFKKYKGITPGKYKKA; this is encoded by the coding sequence TTGCACGATCTGGACCGCAACGAGGACCGTTTAAGAGGAACTTATGATTTTCCATTTGAATTTCATCATATCGACCACAATCATCCCCGCTACGTGATGTCCTATCACTGGCATGTCGAATATGAGATTATTCGTATTCTGGATGGCTCACTCACTGTCACTTTAGACGAAAAAAGTTTTACTGCTACTGCCGGAGATATCATTTTTGTGCATAGTGGAATCCTCCACAGTGGAATTCCTGAGGATTGTGTCTATCAGTGTATCGTCTTTGATGGAAACACTTTTCTCAAAAATAATTCAGTCTGCGCCGGATACATGCAGAAGATCATTCATCAGGAGATTTTGATCTATCATCATTTCACTCCGAAATATGTGGACATTTGTGCAACTGTAAACAGTCTTTTTGACGCATTATGGAAGAAACCTTCTGGTTATGAGCTGTCTGTGCTTGGACAATTTTACCACTTTTTTGGTCTGATTTTTGGTAATCATTACTATCTGGAGAGTGTCACACGCGCACGCCGCGATTACAAACGAATCCTGCAGCTGAAGCAGGTCCTGGATTTCATCGAGCACAATTATGCTTCTCCACTGACACTGCAGCAGCTTTCTGCCTCTGTATCCATGTCACCGAAATACTTCTGTCGTTTCTTTTCCGAGATGACACATCAGACTCCAATGGATTATCTGAATCACCAGCGGATCGAACAGGCCTGTTATCAGCTTTCCACCACTGATGACTCGATCACGGAGATCGCATATCGAAATGGTTTCAACGATCTGAGCTATTTTATCCGGACATTCAAAAAATATAAGGGGATCACTCCCGGGAAATATAAAAAAGCATAG
- a CDS encoding cob(I)yrinic acid a,c-diamide adenosyltransferase, whose amino-acid sequence MNIYTKGGDKGTTSLVHTKNVSKSDDRIQLVGTIDELTSHLGLVKTMLKDEDTIQFLEKIQRTLITVMAGVADPYKRDYRIDDVKTEYLEDEINRMEGLFQRPKEFILPGKCRLSAEMDVARTVARRAERALATVSVKFGADNGAKKYMNRLADYLYILARYTDAKMEEMSAEEVDKPTEKTSDGGKDEVRTMPENQNQTGAVNEAVIQEVLKRMGIQGRITLASAKRLIEKIEQEAERRGKKAVIAVCGPDGNPIAVHVMDGAFLVSFDVATKKAYTSVAVKMSTKELSVLAQPGGTFYGVDKMDNGKIVIFGGGVPLKVGDTIIGGLGISGGTGEEDHSLAEYGLSVLNEVL is encoded by the coding sequence ATGAACATTTATACAAAAGGCGGTGACAAGGGAACGACAAGCCTTGTCCATACAAAAAATGTCTCCAAGTCAGATGACCGCATTCAGCTGGTGGGAACCATTGATGAACTGACCAGCCATCTGGGCCTGGTTAAGACCATGCTGAAGGATGAAGACACGATACAGTTTCTGGAGAAAATCCAGCGTACACTGATCACGGTCATGGCAGGGGTGGCAGATCCTTACAAGAGAGACTACAGGATTGACGACGTTAAAACAGAATATCTGGAAGACGAGATCAACCGGATGGAAGGCCTTTTTCAGAGACCGAAGGAATTTATCCTGCCGGGCAAATGTCGTCTGTCTGCTGAAATGGATGTAGCCAGAACGGTAGCAAGAAGGGCTGAGAGAGCACTTGCAACAGTCAGTGTGAAATTCGGAGCGGACAACGGAGCTAAGAAATATATGAACCGGCTGGCAGATTATCTTTATATACTTGCCAGATATACCGATGCAAAGATGGAGGAAATGTCTGCTGAAGAGGTGGATAAACCGACAGAAAAAACATCGGACGGTGGAAAAGATGAGGTCAGAACCATGCCAGAGAACCAGAATCAGACAGGAGCAGTCAATGAAGCTGTGATCCAGGAAGTTTTAAAGAGAATGGGCATTCAGGGAAGAATTACACTTGCCAGTGCCAAGCGTCTGATCGAGAAGATCGAACAGGAAGCAGAACGTCGCGGTAAGAAGGCTGTTATTGCAGTCTGTGGACCGGATGGAAATCCAATCGCCGTCCATGTAATGGATGGAGCGTTTCTTGTAAGCTTTGATGTGGCAACTAAGAAAGCCTATACATCTGTTGCGGTCAAGATGTCCACAAAAGAATTAAGCGTTCTGGCTCAGCCTGGTGGAACTTTCTATGGCGTAGACAAGATGGATAATGGCAAGATCGTAATCTTTGGCGGTGGAGTTCCACTTAAAGTGGGTGATACCATCATCGGCGGACTGGGAATCAGCGGTGGTACCGGTGAAGAAGATCACAGCCTTGCAGAATATGGATTATCTGTACTGAATGAGGTACTGTAA
- a CDS encoding glycerol dehydratase reactivase beta/small subunit family protein codes for MVVNKPTIIIYTQEADSDLLHEVCSGIEEEGLLFEVHEKSGELDELAHAAAEDSMLGSGIGMSGQRIAMQMRRLPKGHNVFELNAPRFWQCRNLGANSARAVKKMPFKAIYRGE; via the coding sequence GTGGTTGTAAATAAACCGACGATCATTATTTATACACAGGAAGCTGATTCAGATCTTCTTCACGAGGTCTGTTCAGGAATTGAAGAAGAGGGGCTGTTGTTTGAAGTGCATGAAAAATCCGGGGAGCTGGATGAACTGGCTCATGCGGCAGCAGAAGATTCCATGCTTGGATCGGGGATCGGAATGAGTGGTCAGAGGATTGCCATGCAGATGAGACGGCTTCCAAAAGGACATAACGTATTTGAACTGAATGCACCACGTTTCTGGCAGTGCCGGAATCTGGGGGCAAACAGTGCAAGAGCAGTTAAAAAGATGCCATTTAAAGCAATTTACAGGGGAGAATAA
- a CDS encoding diol dehydratase reactivase subunit alpha codes for MKLIAGVDIGNSTTEVCIGSVGEDGSFRFLSSASRITTGTKGTLPNVHGIKAALEEAMSAIGMPLEKLDLVRLNEAAPVIGDTAMETITETIITESSMIGHNPSTPAGAGEAVGRLLFIENMDRGMQNTPYILVASSQFSYEEVAAKLNQYEERLDIRGLILQADEAVLVENRLNKKIPIVDEVRHIDKVPEEKLAAIEVALPGTSIRMLSNPYGIATLLGLDADETRAVTPIAKSLIGKRSAVVIRTPNGNIKENILPAGEIVFHGQQELSINIDRGADEIMDRLAEAGEIRDIDGQPNTNVGNMLTRIRTSMADVAESENHDVRITDILAVDTLAPVEISGALAGETCMEKAVGIAAMVKTAHLPMQKIAERLEQELHIRAVVAGVEAVMASLGAMTTPGTKLPLAILDMGGGSTDAAVLESDGRVRTTHQAGAGELVTMLIQTELGLKSRTTAEQIKKYPMGKVESLFHLRLENGAMQFFEESIDPRYYGHVVLLAPDEMLRIEEDIPMERILEVRRDAKRKVFVRNAIRALRQVAPEHDLRSIPNVVLVGGSAEDFEIPEMLMQALSEYRIVCGRGNIRGTEGPRNAVATGLLLSYIGSTQEG; via the coding sequence TTGAAACTGATTGCAGGTGTTGACATAGGAAATTCCACAACTGAAGTATGTATTGGAAGCGTAGGAGAGGATGGAAGTTTCCGTTTTCTCTCCAGTGCTTCACGTATTACCACGGGAACAAAGGGAACGCTTCCGAATGTTCACGGAATCAAGGCAGCTCTTGAGGAAGCCATGAGTGCGATTGGCATGCCACTGGAAAAGCTTGATCTGGTGAGGCTTAATGAGGCGGCTCCGGTCATTGGTGATACGGCGATGGAAACGATTACAGAGACGATTATCACAGAATCTTCTATGATCGGCCATAACCCATCCACGCCGGCTGGTGCAGGTGAGGCAGTGGGCAGGCTTCTTTTCATAGAAAATATGGACAGAGGTATGCAGAATACACCATATATTCTGGTTGCATCCTCACAATTTTCTTACGAAGAAGTAGCTGCGAAGCTGAATCAGTATGAAGAGAGACTGGATATCCGTGGACTGATTCTTCAGGCAGATGAGGCAGTCCTTGTTGAGAACAGATTAAACAAAAAAATCCCGATCGTCGATGAAGTAAGACATATCGACAAGGTGCCGGAGGAGAAACTGGCAGCAATTGAGGTCGCACTTCCGGGTACGAGTATCCGGATGCTTTCCAATCCATATGGAATTGCGACACTTCTGGGACTGGATGCAGATGAGACAAGAGCAGTCACACCGATTGCAAAAAGTCTGATTGGCAAAAGAAGTGCTGTTGTGATCCGAACTCCGAACGGGAACATAAAAGAGAATATTCTTCCTGCAGGTGAAATTGTTTTTCATGGACAGCAGGAATTATCCATAAATATAGATCGAGGCGCTGACGAGATCATGGACAGACTGGCAGAAGCCGGAGAAATCCGGGATATCGATGGTCAGCCCAATACAAATGTAGGAAATATGCTGACGCGTATCCGGACAAGTATGGCGGATGTCGCAGAATCTGAGAATCACGATGTGCGGATCACAGATATTCTTGCTGTTGACACACTTGCTCCTGTAGAAATTTCCGGTGCACTTGCCGGAGAAACCTGCATGGAAAAAGCGGTTGGTATTGCAGCAATGGTCAAAACTGCGCATCTTCCAATGCAAAAGATCGCAGAGCGGTTGGAACAGGAACTTCACATCCGAGCAGTTGTTGCCGGTGTAGAAGCTGTTATGGCATCCCTTGGAGCCATGACGACTCCTGGAACAAAACTTCCGCTTGCTATTCTGGATATGGGAGGCGGTTCTACCGATGCAGCAGTTCTGGAATCGGATGGCAGAGTACGTACTACACATCAGGCTGGTGCCGGTGAACTGGTAACTATGCTGATCCAGACAGAGCTGGGACTTAAAAGTCGGACAACGGCCGAACAGATCAAGAAATATCCGATGGGAAAAGTGGAAAGTCTTTTTCATTTACGGCTGGAAAATGGAGCTATGCAGTTCTTCGAGGAATCCATTGATCCAAGATATTATGGACATGTAGTTTTGCTGGCACCGGATGAAATGCTCCGTATTGAAGAAGATATTCCTATGGAGCGGATTCTGGAAGTACGAAGAGATGCCAAACGCAAAGTCTTTGTACGAAATGCAATTCGTGCGCTTCGTCAGGTCGCACCGGAGCATGATCTTCGCTCTATTCCGAATGTGGTACTGGTAGGTGGTTCAGCCGAAGATTTTGAGATACCGGAAATGCTGATGCAGGCACTTTCTGAATACCGTATTGTATGCGGACGCGGAAACATCCGCGGAACAGAAGGGCCGAGAAATGCAGTTGCAACGGGCCTGCTTTTGTCTTATATCGGAAGTACCCAGGAGGGATAA
- a CDS encoding diol dehydratase small subunit: MSSYPLGQSEADTITSRTGKKLSQITLDEVKKGNVTADDIKISAETLKKQGQVAKEADNPTMDANFQRAAELVNVPDDIILDMYNKLRPNRSTKKELILMAQELLQKYNAPHCAKLVLEAAEIYEKRGILR; the protein is encoded by the coding sequence ATGAGCAGCTATCCTTTAGGACAGAGTGAAGCGGATACCATTACTTCAAGAACCGGCAAAAAGCTTTCTCAGATCACGCTGGATGAAGTAAAAAAAGGAAATGTCACAGCCGATGACATTAAGATTTCCGCTGAAACATTAAAAAAACAGGGACAGGTTGCAAAGGAAGCAGATAACCCGACAATGGATGCAAATTTCCAGAGGGCAGCTGAACTTGTCAATGTACCTGATGATATTATTCTTGATATGTATAACAAACTGCGTCCGAATCGTTCAACCAAGAAAGAACTGATTCTGATGGCGCAGGAACTTCTTCAGAAATACAACGCTCCTCATTGCGCCAAACTGGTACTTGAGGCAGCAGAAATTTACGAAAAAAGGGGAATTCTTCGTTGA
- a CDS encoding propanediol/glycerol family dehydratase medium subunit, with the protein MEVNEQLVRAVTQAVVVQLMASGAQPQNVSSTPAPAGTGSFAGKTRMRPKHSYEGAVRASKGTDPKEVVIGVGAAFQTEITKTMSGIPLEEVLRNICAGIEEEGMTSRVVKVLDTSDVGFMGLEAAKLSGSGIGIGLQSKGTTVIHQKDLYPLSNLELFPQAPLMDLDTYRKIGRNAAKYVKGEKVTPIECTNDPMVRAKYQVKAALLHIIETEQLDPEKGMIEWEGTK; encoded by the coding sequence ATGGAAGTAAATGAGCAGCTGGTACGTGCCGTAACACAGGCAGTCGTTGTACAGCTTATGGCATCCGGTGCACAGCCTCAGAATGTGAGCAGTACACCGGCACCGGCAGGAACAGGAAGTTTTGCCGGAAAAACAAGAATGCGTCCGAAACATTCTTATGAAGGTGCGGTAAGGGCCTCAAAGGGCACTGATCCGAAAGAAGTTGTGATCGGAGTCGGCGCAGCATTCCAAACAGAGATCACCAAGACGATGAGTGGCATTCCACTGGAGGAAGTTCTTCGCAATATCTGTGCAGGAATCGAGGAAGAAGGTATGACATCAAGAGTTGTCAAAGTGCTGGATACCTCAGATGTAGGATTTATGGGACTGGAAGCAGCGAAGCTTTCCGGATCCGGAATCGGCATTGGTCTGCAGTCAAAAGGAACAACTGTCATCCATCAGAAAGATCTGTATCCACTGTCCAATCTGGAGCTTTTTCCACAGGCACCACTGATGGATCTGGATACCTATCGTAAGATTGGACGTAATGCTGCCAAATATGTAAAAGGCGAAAAGGTAACACCGATCGAATGTACCAACGATCCAATGGTACGTGCAAAATATCAGGTAAAAGCAGCACTTCTTCATATTATTGAGACAGAGCAGCTGGATCCGGAAAAAGGCATGATTGAATGGGAGGGTACAAAATGA
- a CDS encoding propanediol/glycerol family dehydratase large subunit, with product MKRSKRIEVLDHRPVNKDGFIDEWPEMGFVSMHSPYDPKPSVKIEDGIITELDGKKRDEFDFLDQFIADYAIRADRAEAFMAIPSLEIARKIVDIHVSRKEILEIVSGITPAKMVEVINYLNVVELMMGMQKMRARKVPGNQAHITNLKDDPVQIAADAAEGALRGFSEEETTMGVARYAPFSAMALLIGSQTGRPGVLTQCSAEEATELELGIRGLTTYAETLSVYGTEKVFIDGDDTPYSKAFLNSAYASRGLKVRFTSGAGSEVLMGSSEKKSMLYLECRCLYVTKGCGSQGIQNGSVSCIGVAAGVPAGIREVMGENLVAALLGLECASSNDQSFSNSDMRRTARTMLQFMPGTDFIFSGYAAEPNYDNMFAGSNFDAEDFDDYNVLQRDMQVDGGLRPVTEEDVIRVRHEAGKAVQAVFKYLGLTEVTDEQVEAVTYAHGSKDTLKRDVASDLMAADDMMKRGITGIDVVKALAESGYTVLADNILNMLKQRVIGDYMQTAAILDKNFQVMSGVNTPNDYMGPGTGYRVSGKRWEEIKAIPHRINANDI from the coding sequence ATGAAAAGATCGAAAAGAATAGAGGTTTTGGATCATAGACCGGTCAACAAAGATGGATTCATCGATGAGTGGCCGGAAATGGGATTTGTGTCAATGCACAGCCCATACGATCCAAAACCTTCTGTAAAAATAGAAGATGGTATCATCACAGAACTGGACGGAAAGAAACGCGATGAGTTTGATTTCTTGGACCAGTTTATTGCTGATTATGCGATCCGTGCGGACCGGGCGGAAGCATTCATGGCAATTCCATCACTGGAGATTGCCAGAAAGATCGTGGACATTCATGTATCACGTAAAGAAATACTGGAAATCGTTTCCGGTATTACACCGGCCAAAATGGTTGAAGTAATTAATTATCTGAATGTTGTTGAGCTGATGATGGGTATGCAGAAAATGCGTGCCAGAAAAGTACCTGGAAATCAGGCCCATATCACGAACCTGAAAGATGATCCGGTACAGATCGCAGCAGATGCAGCAGAGGGAGCCCTTCGAGGTTTCAGTGAAGAAGAGACAACAATGGGTGTTGCCAGATACGCTCCGTTCAGTGCCATGGCACTTCTGATCGGATCCCAGACAGGTCGTCCGGGTGTCCTGACGCAGTGTTCTGCGGAAGAGGCAACGGAACTGGAACTTGGTATCCGAGGCCTGACAACGTATGCAGAAACACTTTCTGTATATGGTACCGAGAAAGTATTTATTGATGGTGATGACACCCCATATTCTAAAGCATTTCTGAATTCTGCTTATGCGTCAAGAGGTCTGAAGGTACGTTTTACCTCAGGTGCCGGATCTGAAGTCCTGATGGGAAGCAGTGAAAAGAAATCTATGCTTTATCTGGAATGCCGCTGCCTTTATGTTACAAAGGGCTGTGGAAGCCAGGGAATCCAGAATGGTTCAGTAAGCTGTATCGGTGTTGCTGCCGGTGTTCCGGCGGGTATCCGTGAAGTTATGGGAGAGAATCTGGTTGCAGCGCTTCTCGGACTCGAGTGTGCATCTTCCAATGACCAGAGTTTCTCAAACTCCGATATGAGAAGAACAGCAAGAACCATGCTGCAGTTTATGCCGGGAACAGACTTTATTTTCTCCGGATATGCAGCAGAACCAAACTACGACAATATGTTCGCGGGATCCAATTTTGATGCCGAGGACTTTGATGATTATAATGTTTTGCAGAGAGATATGCAGGTGGATGGCGGTCTTCGTCCTGTTACAGAGGAAGATGTCATCCGTGTTCGTCATGAAGCAGGCAAAGCTGTTCAGGCAGTCTTTAAATATCTGGGCCTTACAGAAGTGACAGATGAGCAGGTTGAAGCAGTTACCTATGCGCATGGAAGCAAAGATACACTCAAACGAGATGTGGCATCCGACCTTATGGCTGCAGATGACATGATGAAGAGAGGTATCACGGGAATTGATGTAGTCAAAGCGCTTGCGGAGAGCGGCTATACTGTTCTTGCAGACAATATTCTCAACATGTTGAAACAGAGAGTAATCGGTGATTATATGCAGACGGCAGCAATTCTGGATAAAAATTTCCAGGTAATGTCCGGAGTAAATACACCAAACGATTACATGGGACCGGGAACCGGTTATCGGGTTTCAGGTAAGCGTTGGGAGGAGATCAAAGCGATTCCTCACAGAATCAACGCAAATGATATTTAA
- a CDS encoding 1-propanol dehydrogenase PduQ, which yields MKTFGMKTVIHFGDNALDRLREIPYKRVLVITDPFVVQSKMIDLITEPLAKGGIEYDIFSNVVPDAPVDKIADGVKKFLSYQPEAVVAVGGGSAIDSSKAIREFALKINNYGKVGLIAVPTTSGTGSEVTSFAVVNDTEAKVKYPLVSPDLTADEAILDAELVKSVPPAITADTGMDVFTHALESYVSTGHNEFSAALAEKAMEICGVFLLRAYLDGSDMHARQKMHVASCLAGLSFNTAGLGITHSMAHQLGAQFHIPHGRANAMLLPHIVEFNANINKRSRSQKTYLPAVERYASVAHILGLSNYNQVMSVRSLVNWIQFMQKEMNIPMTIQEIGTISPDEYFGAIDKMADAALADACTPSNPRTPTKEDIMKIYKKLWSF from the coding sequence ATGAAGACCTTTGGAATGAAAACAGTCATTCATTTTGGAGACAACGCTCTAGATCGCTTAAGAGAGATTCCATATAAAAGAGTTCTCGTTATCACCGATCCATTTGTTGTGCAGAGCAAAATGATTGATCTGATCACAGAGCCTTTGGCAAAAGGCGGCATTGAATATGATATTTTCAGCAACGTAGTACCGGATGCGCCTGTAGATAAGATTGCAGACGGAGTTAAAAAGTTCTTAAGCTATCAGCCGGAAGCAGTTGTCGCTGTTGGCGGCGGTTCCGCTATCGACTCTTCTAAAGCAATCCGTGAGTTTGCACTGAAGATCAACAACTACGGTAAAGTAGGACTGATTGCCGTTCCAACTACCAGTGGAACTGGTTCAGAGGTTACATCCTTTGCAGTCGTAAACGATACAGAAGCAAAAGTAAAATATCCACTTGTTTCACCAGACCTTACAGCAGATGAAGCAATCCTGGATGCAGAATTAGTTAAAAGCGTACCGCCGGCTATTACAGCAGATACAGGTATGGACGTGTTTACCCATGCGCTGGAATCTTATGTAAGTACAGGACATAATGAGTTTTCAGCAGCACTTGCAGAAAAAGCGATGGAGATTTGCGGCGTATTCCTTCTGAGAGCTTATCTTGATGGAAGCGATATGCATGCAAGACAGAAAATGCATGTAGCATCCTGCCTGGCAGGTCTTTCCTTCAATACAGCGGGCCTTGGAATTACACACAGTATGGCTCATCAGCTTGGTGCACAGTTCCATATTCCTCATGGAAGAGCTAATGCAATGCTTTTACCTCATATTGTTGAGTTTAATGCAAATATCAACAAGAGAAGCAGAAGCCAGAAAACATATCTTCCTGCAGTAGAGAGATACGCATCTGTAGCACATATCCTGGGACTGAGCAATTACAACCAGGTAATGAGCGTTCGTTCTCTTGTAAACTGGATTCAGTTTATGCAGAAAGAAATGAATATCCCTATGACAATCCAGGAGATTGGAACAATCAGCCCGGACGAATACTTCGGAGCAATTGATAAGATGGCAGATGCAGCGCTTGCGGATGCGTGCACGCCAAGCAATCCAAGAACCCCGACCAAAGAGGATATTATGAAGATTTACAAGAAACTCTGGTCTTTCTAA
- a CDS encoding DeoR/GlpR family DNA-binding transcription regulator gives MLALERRNLILEKLQAEKRVVVSELSQLYEVSEETIRRDLDKLEKEGLATKSYGGAVINEDVSIDLPFNIRKNQNVSGKQQMADLAASLVQEGDHIFLDASTTAVFIAKALKEKERLTVITNSMEILLELSDVSGWNIISTGGVMKEGYLAFLGSKTEDAIRSYYVDKVIISCKALDHEWGIMESQEAFGTTKKAMIASGREKILVVDSTKFDQTAFSVAGKLRDIDVVVTDRKPSEKWLAHFAEEGVECRYPGMQP, from the coding sequence ATGCTGGCATTAGAAAGACGAAATTTAATTCTTGAGAAATTACAGGCTGAGAAACGGGTCGTTGTAAGCGAACTCAGTCAGCTTTATGAGGTTTCTGAAGAAACAATTCGCCGTGACCTCGACAAGCTTGAAAAAGAGGGACTGGCCACCAAAAGTTATGGTGGTGCTGTTATAAATGAGGATGTAAGCATTGACTTGCCCTTTAATATTCGAAAAAACCAGAATGTAAGCGGCAAACAGCAGATGGCTGATCTAGCAGCCTCTCTGGTGCAGGAAGGTGATCATATTTTTCTTGATGCGAGTACCACTGCAGTATTTATTGCAAAGGCACTGAAAGAAAAAGAAAGACTCACCGTGATCACCAATTCCATGGAGATCCTTCTGGAATTATCTGATGTTTCGGGATGGAATATCATTTCCACCGGTGGCGTTATGAAAGAGGGATATCTTGCTTTTCTTGGGTCAAAGACAGAAGATGCGATTCGTTCCTATTATGTGGACAAAGTAATCATCTCCTGCAAGGCACTGGATCATGAATGGGGGATCATGGAATCGCAGGAAGCTTTTGGCACGACCAAAAAAGCAATGATTGCGTCCGGCCGTGAGAAGATTCTGGTAGTAGACAGTACAAAATTTGATCAGACCGCATTTTCCGTTGCAGGAAAACTGCGGGATATAGATGTGGTTGTAACAGACAGGAAGCCATCTGAGAAGTGGCTGGCACATTTTGCCGAAGAAGGCGTAGAGTGCCGTTATCCTGGTATGCAGCCATAG